A genome region from Triticum aestivum cultivar Chinese Spring chromosome 2B, IWGSC CS RefSeq v2.1, whole genome shotgun sequence includes the following:
- the LOC123043212 gene encoding putative disease resistance protein RGA3, which translates to MVVVAEVAIGVTVMGFFLSPHITKLMEVARDWADGKVTNYKLSQGNKDLLRKLAQDLEGIRCSLNPSSTAFIDDQVKLDLLWRLKDDIHDAEEVLDLFELEIKAAAVIKKRKKKTKKKKKRHGTQSNKGWLAIQLKKVLDSLEKTRERTRELHQVQSPPFLTREETGPIPVRDQESFFGYQEEYAHLVSMLQKQPDGNKVDSKVKQVIAIVGHAGMGKTELARQVFRAAKHKFDLGIWVHAYGKNTELDLLKEIWKSGAGEKPVGEMNVACLQRELEKLLASKRCLLVLDDVWNHESATSEQKRKQASLALDSFKRFAENGSRIVMTTRAKICSDTFKADASITLDGIKPKEVTDLLNHAVIDGTSGSTRIQKLLNNQVPKLKGSPLAAVEIGEALRKQTTSDKRCDILHNIEHHLGSVLEGHLFTYRHLPPHLQRCFEFCSIFPYGWSFEPKKLMNMWIAHGFVEDPRQGPSMEDVARAYFDSLVDRSLFREVCEPGRKEPTYVIHEQIHWMIRVASANNCMSISGDSTSHSTGAARTSIPTTVRHLSVTSSRLDKLEEYSIGLSNLRTLLVLNDGNDLISDTDKDMLQQFKGVRVLDLTGTAIPELPASIGKLKHVRYLGLPITISNNLGDQVTRLLFLQTLSVGQGDEEKNRDRKRQCITNISGIGMLVKLRESIVFEVKRGLEKEGHSVLELANMNSLRGTLRIIGLDGVGSKEEAEQALLGNKSSVKVLKLEWGAPSLRQLEEEPAAGCNPAVAVLEGLKPHSHLHHLHITRYPGEKSPTWLSEPEKMQKLTRLYLKNCRKLKDLPAVGRLPCLELLVIKELTTVVRIDSGFCGGGEFPMLNKIVLDDMEELVAWDDMPKMAFPLLRDVIIADCPRLSSLSALGRCTGPLNLSVTRCPAITQVTLPANFNGGNSSCKFY; encoded by the coding sequence ATGGTGGTAGTGGCAGAAGTAGCTATTGGAGTTACAGTGATGGGGTTCTTCCTATCGCCTCATATCACCAAGCTCATGGAGGTCGCACGGGACTGGGCAGACGGCAAAGTCACCAACTACAAACTCTCTCAGGGCAACAAGGATTTGCTGCGGAAACTTGCGCAGGATCTGGAGGGCATCAGATGCTCCCTCAACCCATCCAGCACGGCCTTTATCGACGACCAAGTCAAGCTCGACCTCCTGTGGCGGCTCAAGGATGACATCCACGACGCCGAGGAGGTTCTCGACCTGTTCGAGCTGGAGATCAAGGCAGCAGCCGTgatcaagaagaggaaaaaaaagacaaagaagaagaagaagcggcacGGCACGCAATCCAACAAAGGTTGGCTAGCGATTCAGCTCAAGAAAGTGCTCGACAGTCTAGAGAAGACTCGTGAGAGGACGAGGGAACTCCATCAAGTGCAGAGCCCCCCCTTCTTGACAAGAGAAGAAACGGGCCCGATCCCGGTGAGGGACCAGGAGAGCTTCTTCGGGTACCAGGAGGAGTATGCTCACCTGGTCTCCATGTTGCAGAAGCAGCCGGATGGTAACAAAGTGGACAGCAAGGTGAAGCAGGTAATTGCCATCGTCGGCCATGCCGGGATGGGGAAGACCGAGCTTGCTCGCCAGGTGTTTCGGGCAGCTAAACACAAATTTGATCTTGGCATATGGGTGCACGCATATGGCAAAAACACCGAATTAGACCTCCTGAAAGAGATCTGGAAGTCTGGTGCCGGTGAAAAACCGGTCGGCGAGATGAACGTCGCATGCCTCCAGAGGGAACTCGAGAAGCTCTTGGCGTCCAAGAGGTGCCTTCTGGTACTGGACGACGTATGGAACCATGAATCGGCGACCAGCGAGCAGAAGAGGAAGCAGGCATCTTTAGCGTTGGACTCCTTTAAGCGCTTCGCCGAAAATGGAAGCAGAATCGTGATGACGACTCGGGCCAAGATCTGTTCGGACACGTTCAAAGCTGATGCAAGCATCACTCTAGATGGGATCAAACCCAAAGAGGTCACAGATCTGCTCAACCACGCTGTGATTGATGGTACTAGTGGTAGTACCAGGATACAGAAGCTGCTAAACAATCAAGTGCCCAAGCTGAAGGGATCGCCGTTGGCAGCCGTAGAGATCGGTGAGGCGCTCAGGAAACAAACCACAAGTGACAAGAGGTGCGACATCTTACACAACATTGAACATCATCTGGGCAGCGTATTGGAGGGCCATCTGTTCACGTATCGCCATCTGCCGCCGCACCTGCAGCGCTGCTTCGAGTTCTGCAGCATATTCCCATACGGTTGGAGTTTCGAGCCTAAGAAATTGATGAACATGTGGATAGCACATGGTTTCGTGGAGGACCCTCGGCAGGGTCCGAGCATGGAAGATGTCGCCAGGGCCTACTTCGACAGCCTTGTGGATCGGTCATTGTTCAGAGAAGTATGTGAGCCAGGACGCAAAGAACCGACTTATGTGATCCACGAGCAGATCCATTGGATGATACGCGTGGCCTCTGCCAACAACTGCATGAGCATCTCTGGCGACAGTACTAGCCATAGCACAGGCGCAGCCAGGACAAGCATCCCTACAACGGTTCGCCACTTGTCGGTTACCAGCAGCCGTCTTGATAAGCTCGAGGAGTACTCCATAGGACTCAGCAATCTGCGGACCTTGCTAGTCCTAAATGATGGTAATGACTTGATCAGTGACACTGACAAAGATATGCTCCAACAATTCAAAGGTGTGAGAGTACTGGATCTCACGGGGACAGCAATACCTGAACTTCCAGCAAGTATTGGCAAGCTGAAACATGTGAGGTACCTTGGTCTTCCTATCACCATCAGCAACAATCTCGGTGACCAAGTCACCAGGCTACTGTTTCTCCAGACACTGAGTGTGGGCCAGGGCGACGAAGAGAAGAACAGAGACAGAAAAAGACAGTGTATCACCAACATAAGCGGAATAGGAATGTTGGTTAAACTTCGAGAATCGATCGTGTTCGAGGTCAAGAGGGGTTTGGAGAAAGAAGGGCATAGCGTGTTGGAGCTGGCCAACATGAACTCCCTACGAGGGACGCTGAGAATAATAGGCCTCGACGGTGTCGGGAGCAAGGAAGAAGCCGAGCAGGCTCTACTAGGAAACAAATCTTCTGTAAAGGTTCTAAAGCTTGAGTGGGGGGCTCCGAGTTTGCGACAACTTGAAGAAGAACCTGCCGCTGGATGCAACCCCGCGGTGGCCGTCCTGGAAGGCCTCAAGCCTCACAGCCATCTCCATCACCTACATATCACCAGGTACCCTGGGGAGAAGTCGCCTACCTGGCTGAGTGAACCGGAGAAGATGCAGAAGCTTACGCGCCTGTACCTCAAGAACTGTAGGAAGCTCAAGGATCTTCCGGCCGTGGGCCGGCTCCCCTGTCTGGAGCTTCTGGTTATCAAGGAGCTCACCACCGTCGTGAGGATCGAcagtggcttctgcggcggcggcgAGTTCCCAATGCTGAACAAGATCGTGCTGGACGACATGGAGGAGCTAGTGGCGTGGGATGATATGCCGAAAATGGCGTTCCCACTGCTCAGGGACGTAATCATCGCGGACTGCCCACGGCTGTCCTCCTTGTCAGCCCTTGGGCGCTGCACAGGTCCACTCAACCTGAGCGTCACGAGGTGCCCGGCCATCACACAGGTCACCCTGCCCGCAAATTTTAATGGTGGCAACTCTAGCTGCAAATTTTACTAG